From a region of the Sporosarcina ureilytica genome:
- the acsA gene encoding acetate--CoA ligase, translating into MRVETLPVIKGDYQLEDYEKTATTFNWTDAEKEFSWFENGKVNVAYEAVDRHADSFRKNKVALFYKDANRKEAYTYNDMKIMTNKAANVLQNHSSLEKGDRLFVFMPRSPELYFSLLGALKIGVIVGPLFEAFGEEATYERLLDSEAKAIVTTPELLTRIPLEKLPNLETVFLVGDNIEESNKFIDFNNHLNKASKYFNIEWMEKEDPTLLHYTSGSTGKPKGIVLVQEAMVQQLQTARWVLDLTDEDIYWCTADPGWVTGTVYGVFGPMLAGATTLIIGGRFSPGNWYGAIEEYGVTVWYSAPTAFRMLMGAGEKEVKQYDLSTLRHILSVGEPLNPEVIRWGMDTFNLRIHDTWWMTETGAHTISNFRCLPIKLGSMGRAVPGIEAAIIDNQGNKLPPYEMGNLAIKKGWPSMMRTIWNREELYDTYFMNDEWYISGDSAYMDEDGYFWFQGRIDDVIMTSGERVGPFEVESKLLEHEAIVEAGVIGKPDPVRGEIIKAFIALREGYEPSEELKEDIRQFVKRGIAAHAAPREIEFKDKLPKTRSGKIMRRVLKAWELDLPTGDLSVIES; encoded by the coding sequence ATGAGAGTAGAAACGTTGCCAGTAATAAAAGGGGATTATCAACTAGAAGACTATGAAAAAACAGCAACTACATTTAATTGGACAGATGCGGAGAAAGAATTTAGTTGGTTTGAAAATGGAAAAGTGAATGTTGCATATGAGGCTGTTGATAGACATGCAGATTCGTTTCGCAAAAATAAAGTCGCTTTATTTTATAAAGATGCGAATCGTAAAGAAGCATACACATATAACGATATGAAAATCATGACAAATAAAGCTGCAAATGTTTTACAAAATCACTCATCATTAGAAAAGGGAGATAGACTTTTTGTTTTCATGCCACGCTCACCGGAATTGTACTTTTCATTGCTTGGCGCATTGAAAATAGGGGTTATCGTAGGGCCACTATTTGAAGCGTTTGGGGAAGAGGCGACTTACGAAAGACTGTTGGACAGTGAAGCGAAAGCGATTGTCACTACACCTGAATTATTAACACGCATTCCACTTGAAAAACTTCCAAATTTAGAGACTGTTTTTTTAGTGGGTGACAATATTGAAGAATCGAATAAATTCATTGATTTCAATAATCATCTAAATAAAGCATCTAAATACTTCAATATAGAATGGATGGAAAAAGAAGATCCGACACTCCTCCACTATACATCCGGTTCAACTGGAAAACCAAAAGGAATTGTACTTGTTCAAGAAGCAATGGTGCAACAACTGCAAACAGCTCGCTGGGTACTTGATTTAACAGACGAAGATATTTACTGGTGCACGGCTGATCCAGGATGGGTAACCGGAACAGTGTATGGCGTTTTTGGTCCGATGCTCGCAGGTGCAACTACACTTATTATAGGCGGCAGATTTTCACCTGGAAATTGGTACGGAGCCATAGAAGAATACGGTGTTACAGTATGGTACAGTGCACCAACCGCATTTCGTATGCTAATGGGTGCAGGGGAGAAAGAAGTTAAGCAATATGATTTATCGACGCTTAGGCACATTTTGTCCGTAGGAGAGCCGCTCAATCCTGAAGTTATTCGTTGGGGGATGGATACGTTTAATTTAAGAATACATGATACGTGGTGGATGACCGAAACGGGTGCGCACACCATTTCTAATTTTAGATGTCTACCAATAAAGCTAGGTTCCATGGGGAGAGCGGTTCCAGGTATTGAAGCAGCCATTATTGACAATCAAGGAAACAAATTGCCGCCTTATGAGATGGGGAACTTGGCGATTAAAAAAGGATGGCCGTCCATGATGAGAACAATTTGGAATCGCGAAGAACTTTATGATACGTACTTTATGAATGATGAATGGTATATCTCTGGAGATTCTGCTTATATGGATGAAGATGGTTATTTTTGGTTCCAAGGACGAATTGATGACGTGATTATGACGAGTGGAGAACGGGTTGGACCATTTGAAGTTGAAAGTAAGTTACTAGAACATGAAGCAATTGTTGAGGCAGGCGTTATTGGTAAACCCGACCCAGTTCGTGGAGAAATTATTAAAGCATTTATTGCATTACGTGAAGGATACGAGCCGTCGGAAGAGTTGAAAGAGGACATTCGTCAATTTGTTAAAAGAGGGATAGCGGCTCATGCTGCCCCACGAGAAATTGAGTTTAAAGATAAACTGCCGAAAACAAGAAGTGGGAAAATTATGCGTCGTGTCTTGAAGGCTTGGGAGTTAGATTTGCCTACAGGAGATTTATCAGTAATAGAAAGTTGA
- a CDS encoding transglycosylase domain-containing protein, whose product MCYNIKDLRRSKYLNDKIRNYLKYIEDKINNFTEQSWAKKLRITSGVAWNLFLLFIVSCLTMFIFVASVGAGYFASLVAEEPLRSKQEMRDDILTYEETSEIYLANNIYLGKVNADLERKEIKLEDVSPYVIDAVLATEDEYFETHPGIVPKAVFRGIFQDVTNSASQTGGSTLTQQLIKLQILTNEVSYERKAKEILLALRLEKFMDKNEILEAYLNVIPYGRNANGDNIAGVEAAAEGIFNVKAKDLTLPQAAFIAGIPQAPFAYTPFYNRNRGLKEPEYLKPGIDRMKTVLFRMKETGYITEQQYKEAIAYDITKDFREKELRANERYPYLTQEIQNRTVDILAKIIAEEEGIDPERLKSEAKLNEKYKMLARRAMSTNGYRIHSTINKELYDRLNEVAKNFEHYGYTYTDKSKDPDTGEEIIEKFPVQVGSIMIENRTGKILSFVGGRDFEIESYNFATQGFRPNGSTMKPLLVFAPAIEYGKIGAGSPVVDVKFNIRPTWNLNNFQAGQELGIIPARQALATSQNLATARLYRDIIDHNPAEYLDKMGFSRLDEVDYQNYSLSIGAMRHGTSVEENTNAFGTFANAGQFIDAYMIEKIEDMDGNIVFEHKVEPVEVFSPETAYIISDMLRDVTKYGTATTMKNNLNFSVDIAAKTGTTDHYVDAWLVGYNPNVSLGVWLGYQDNKRGLYPNNLRNSYLPPSTRVNLLFARFMNAANEVSPELVGASDTFQRPEGVVSRSFCGISGLAPSTICANAGLVKTDLFNAKVFLPNKADDSIISASYVSVKGKKYIALPNTPAEFIVQGGTGVNEAFITRMLGPWKGDASKLFPANSPFASSVVSGATFNADSANPATVNATVSGATMSWTESSSNDVIGYYVYRNGSKVSTIRDGAAKSFTISDGTYTVRAVDITGRLSEPSNAITIEETADNEEENNQAPSNEEKPRDEDKSDNKNVDNDKNVDNDKDEDVEETPPEEEQDED is encoded by the coding sequence ATGTGCTATAATATAAAAGATTTAAGGAGGTCGAAATACTTGAATGATAAAATTAGAAATTATCTCAAATACATAGAAGATAAGATTAACAACTTTACTGAGCAGAGTTGGGCTAAGAAACTCAGAATTACTTCGGGCGTTGCTTGGAACCTATTTCTTCTTTTTATTGTTAGCTGTCTTACGATGTTCATTTTCGTTGCTTCAGTTGGAGCGGGCTATTTCGCATCACTTGTAGCAGAAGAACCTTTGCGTTCGAAACAAGAAATGCGAGATGATATTTTAACCTACGAAGAAACATCTGAAATTTACCTAGCTAATAATATTTATCTCGGGAAAGTAAATGCCGATCTTGAACGAAAAGAAATCAAACTGGAAGACGTTTCTCCTTATGTCATTGATGCGGTGCTCGCAACGGAAGACGAATACTTTGAAACACATCCAGGTATTGTACCGAAAGCGGTTTTCCGGGGGATTTTCCAAGACGTTACAAACTCAGCGAGCCAAACAGGCGGTTCAACACTTACGCAACAATTAATTAAACTTCAAATCTTAACGAATGAAGTTTCTTACGAAAGAAAAGCGAAAGAAATTTTACTTGCACTCCGCCTCGAAAAGTTTATGGACAAGAACGAAATTTTAGAAGCATACTTGAATGTCATCCCATATGGTCGTAATGCAAATGGCGATAATATTGCCGGAGTTGAGGCTGCCGCCGAAGGGATTTTTAATGTGAAAGCGAAAGATTTAACACTTCCCCAAGCCGCATTCATCGCCGGGATACCCCAAGCACCTTTTGCTTACACACCATTTTATAATCGCAATCGCGGTTTAAAAGAACCCGAGTACTTAAAACCTGGTATCGACAGAATGAAAACCGTTCTTTTTCGAATGAAAGAAACCGGTTATATTACTGAACAACAATACAAAGAAGCAATTGCATACGATATTACAAAAGATTTTAGAGAAAAAGAGTTACGTGCTAATGAACGCTATCCTTATTTAACACAAGAAATTCAAAACCGAACAGTCGATATTTTGGCAAAAATAATTGCCGAAGAAGAAGGTATCGATCCCGAACGCTTAAAATCGGAAGCAAAGCTTAATGAAAAATATAAAATGTTAGCAAGACGTGCCATGAGTACAAACGGATATCGTATACATTCGACAATAAATAAAGAACTATACGACCGCTTAAACGAAGTCGCTAAAAACTTTGAACATTATGGTTATACGTATACAGACAAAAGTAAAGACCCGGACACTGGCGAAGAGATCATAGAAAAGTTTCCGGTTCAAGTTGGAAGTATTATGATTGAAAACAGAACTGGTAAAATCCTGTCGTTTGTTGGCGGACGTGATTTTGAAATCGAGAGTTATAACTTTGCAACACAAGGTTTTCGACCTAATGGATCTACGATGAAACCACTTCTCGTTTTCGCTCCGGCCATTGAATATGGAAAAATTGGTGCAGGTAGTCCAGTGGTAGACGTTAAGTTTAACATTAGACCAACTTGGAATTTAAACAACTTCCAAGCCGGACAAGAGCTCGGTATTATTCCTGCTAGACAAGCACTCGCAACATCTCAAAACCTTGCGACCGCTAGATTGTATCGAGATATAATTGACCACAACCCTGCAGAGTACTTAGACAAGATGGGTTTTTCAAGACTTGATGAAGTTGATTACCAAAACTACTCACTTTCCATTGGTGCAATGCGCCACGGAACAAGTGTAGAAGAAAATACGAATGCATTTGGAACGTTTGCCAATGCAGGCCAATTTATTGATGCCTATATGATTGAAAAAATAGAAGATATGGACGGAAATATCGTGTTTGAACATAAAGTTGAGCCCGTTGAAGTATTTAGTCCTGAAACAGCTTATATCATTTCTGATATGTTGCGAGATGTAACGAAGTACGGAACGGCAACAACAATGAAAAACAACTTGAATTTCAGTGTGGATATCGCCGCAAAAACAGGAACAACGGACCACTATGTCGATGCTTGGCTTGTTGGCTATAATCCAAATGTTTCCCTGGGCGTATGGCTTGGCTATCAAGACAACAAGCGTGGACTTTACCCTAATAATCTCAGAAATTCGTACCTACCGCCAAGTACACGCGTCAACTTACTGTTCGCACGTTTCATGAATGCAGCGAATGAGGTTTCCCCAGAGTTGGTCGGGGCAAGCGATACATTTCAACGTCCAGAAGGCGTCGTATCAAGATCGTTTTGTGGAATTTCAGGTTTAGCGCCTTCCACAATTTGTGCTAACGCTGGTCTTGTTAAGACAGATTTATTTAACGCGAAAGTTTTCTTACCAAATAAAGCTGACGATAGCATCATTTCAGCTTCTTACGTATCTGTAAAAGGAAAGAAATATATTGCTTTACCTAATACACCGGCAGAATTCATCGTGCAAGGCGGTACAGGCGTTAACGAAGCATTTATTACAAGAATGCTTGGCCCGTGGAAAGGTGATGCGTCAAAATTATTCCCAGCAAACTCACCTTTTGCCTCAAGTGTTGTTTCTGGTGCTACCTTCAATGCCGACAGTGCTAACCCAGCAACGGTTAACGCGACAGTGAGCGGGGCAACGATGTCCTGGACAGAATCGTCTTCAAACGATGTCATTGGGTATTACGTGTACCGAAACGGCTCTAAAGTTTCGACAATTAGAGATGGCGCAGCAAAGTCCTTTACAATATCTGATGGAACTTATACAGTACGAGCGGTCGATATTACAGGTCGACTATCCGAACCTTCGAACGCAATTACAATAGAAGAAACGGCGGATAATGAGGAGGAAAATAATCAGGCTCCTTCAAATGAAGAAAAACCAAGAGACGAAGATAAGTCAGACAATAAAAATGTTGATAATGATAAGAACGTAGATAACGACAAGGATGAGGATGTCGAGGAAACACCACCCGAAGAAGAACAAGACGAAGACTAA
- the tyrS gene encoding tyrosine--tRNA ligase, which produces MSNSLMEDLKWRGLLYQQTDEEGLTKVVNDEKISLYCGVDPTADSMHIGHIVPLLTLRRFQNHGHRPILLVGGATGMIGDPSGRSEERQLQTTEQIAKNVEGITKQMQRIFDFETENGALMVNNNDWIGGMTTIEFLRDYGKLLGVNYMLAKDNVASRLDSGISFTEFSYMLIQGIDFNHLYTNYGCRVQIGGSDQWGNITTGLEVIRKVQEDDEAKAFGITIPLVTKADGTKFGKTAGGAVWLDAEKTSPYEFYQFWVNTADADVIKYLKIFTFLERAEIEALEVSVQEEAHLRKAQRTLAEEMTRLIHGQGALDQAIRISQALFSGDLKALSVDEMRDAFKDVPSAEMPKEDKNIVDFIVEAGISSSKRQGREDVNNGAISINGERIKDTQYTITGEDRLEDQFTIVRRGRRNYTMVKFS; this is translated from the coding sequence GTGAGTAACTCATTAATGGAAGATTTAAAATGGCGCGGTTTGTTATACCAACAAACTGATGAAGAAGGGCTAACGAAGGTAGTGAACGATGAAAAAATATCCTTATACTGTGGAGTTGATCCGACAGCAGACAGTATGCATATCGGACATATCGTTCCATTATTAACATTACGTCGATTCCAAAATCACGGTCACCGTCCGATTTTACTAGTTGGTGGTGCAACAGGTATGATTGGTGATCCTTCAGGACGTTCTGAAGAAAGACAATTACAGACGACTGAGCAAATTGCGAAGAACGTTGAAGGTATTACGAAGCAGATGCAAAGAATCTTTGATTTTGAAACTGAAAACGGCGCATTAATGGTCAATAACAATGACTGGATTGGCGGCATGACAACGATTGAGTTCTTGCGTGATTACGGGAAACTGTTAGGTGTCAACTATATGCTTGCCAAGGATAATGTGGCATCACGTTTAGATAGCGGTATTTCATTCACCGAGTTTTCTTATATGCTGATTCAAGGAATAGACTTTAACCATCTTTATACAAATTACGGTTGTCGCGTGCAAATTGGCGGTTCGGATCAGTGGGGGAATATTACAACTGGCCTTGAAGTGATTCGTAAAGTTCAAGAAGATGACGAAGCAAAAGCGTTTGGGATTACAATTCCGCTCGTGACAAAAGCGGATGGTACGAAGTTTGGTAAAACAGCTGGTGGTGCAGTATGGCTAGACGCCGAAAAAACTTCACCTTATGAGTTTTACCAATTCTGGGTAAACACTGCGGATGCTGATGTGATTAAATACTTAAAAATCTTTACATTTTTAGAGCGTGCAGAAATCGAAGCATTAGAAGTGTCTGTTCAAGAGGAAGCACATTTAAGAAAAGCGCAAAGAACGCTTGCTGAGGAAATGACACGATTGATCCATGGTCAAGGAGCATTAGATCAAGCAATTCGTATTTCACAAGCTTTATTTAGCGGGGATTTAAAAGCCCTTTCTGTAGATGAAATGCGCGATGCATTCAAGGACGTTCCGTCTGCTGAAATGCCGAAAGAAGATAAAAACATTGTTGACTTTATCGTTGAAGCAGGAATTTCCTCTTCGAAACGTCAAGGAAGAGAAGATGTAAACAACGGTGCGATTTCAATAAATGGCGAGCGTATTAAAGATACTCAGTATACAATTACTGGTGAGGACCGTCTAGAGGACCAATTTACAATTGTTCGTCGTGGCAGAAGAAATTACACGATGGTGAAGTTTTCATAA
- a CDS encoding cobalamin-binding protein, whose product MRLISICPSNTELVAYLGLLDKLVAIDDYSDWPNEVQSLPKLGPDLSIDMDKLETFKPDLVLASLSVPGMEKNVEELQRRGIPHIVLNPQSLNDIAEDLLTVGNQCGIEQRAIERQQQYLAFIDEMKSRAATVHTFPTLYWEWWPKPIFTPGKTNWLTEISAIAGGLNEFRDKTEANVQTDWNDLLDRNPDYILLAWVGVRTEKVNKEVVLKRPGWKDLSAIQNNYFTIMEEELYCRPSPRLLEGALKLGKYIHPEIYADLELPAWVTSVN is encoded by the coding sequence ATGAGACTTATTTCTATTTGTCCAAGTAATACAGAATTGGTTGCTTATCTAGGTTTATTAGATAAACTTGTGGCCATTGATGACTATTCAGACTGGCCAAATGAAGTGCAATCACTTCCTAAATTAGGACCTGACTTATCGATTGACATGGACAAACTTGAAACATTTAAGCCAGATTTAGTGTTAGCTTCATTAAGCGTACCAGGTATGGAAAAAAATGTAGAAGAATTACAAAGACGTGGAATCCCACACATCGTACTAAATCCACAAAGTTTAAACGATATTGCAGAAGACCTGTTAACTGTAGGGAATCAGTGCGGAATTGAACAGAGAGCGATTGAACGCCAACAACAATATTTGGCTTTTATTGATGAAATGAAAAGTCGTGCCGCAACTGTACATACCTTCCCTACACTTTATTGGGAATGGTGGCCAAAACCTATTTTCACACCCGGAAAGACAAATTGGCTCACCGAAATAAGCGCGATTGCTGGTGGATTGAACGAATTCCGGGATAAAACTGAAGCAAATGTACAGACGGATTGGAATGATTTATTGGATAGAAACCCCGATTACATTCTTCTCGCTTGGGTAGGCGTTCGAACTGAGAAGGTAAATAAAGAAGTTGTTTTAAAACGACCTGGTTGGAAAGACCTTTCCGCGATTCAAAACAATTACTTTACAATTATGGAAGAAGAACTTTATTGTCGCCCTTCTCCGCGTTTATTAGAAGGCGCTTTAAAACTTGGGAAATACATACATCCAGAAATATACGCAGATTTGGAGCTTCCAGCTTGGGTAACGTCCGTTAACTGA
- a CDS encoding SOS response-associated peptidase: MTSPIEQIQLAFELSNLSELNLTPRYNVAPSQQVFSIISDGENKRGGFLKWGLVPSWSKDSKIGYKMINARSETVDTKPSFKNLLKRRRCLIVADGFYEWKNEDGKKQPFRIKMKDDRVFAFAGLWDRWQSNGETIQSCTIITTEANDVVSDIHDRMPVILPKEKQEIWLNPAVQEPKHLKQLLQPYTSDEMTAYQVSTLVNSPKNDVSEIINSL; this comes from the coding sequence ATGACAAGCCCAATAGAACAAATTCAACTAGCTTTTGAACTATCCAATCTGAGTGAGCTTAATCTTACACCGCGATATAACGTGGCACCGAGTCAACAAGTGTTTTCTATTATAAGTGATGGAGAGAATAAAAGAGGCGGCTTTTTGAAATGGGGGCTAGTCCCTTCGTGGTCCAAAGACTCGAAAATTGGTTATAAAATGATTAATGCACGATCGGAAACTGTAGACACAAAACCAAGTTTCAAAAATTTGTTAAAAAGAAGAAGATGTCTAATTGTAGCGGATGGTTTTTACGAGTGGAAAAATGAAGATGGAAAAAAACAACCATTTCGCATCAAAATGAAGGATGACCGTGTTTTTGCGTTCGCAGGATTATGGGATCGGTGGCAAAGTAATGGCGAAACGATTCAATCATGCACCATTATTACGACCGAAGCGAATGATGTAGTAAGTGATATTCATGATAGAATGCCGGTGATACTTCCAAAAGAAAAACAAGAAATTTGGCTAAATCCAGCAGTTCAAGAACCAAAGCATTTAAAACAACTTTTACAACCATATACGTCAGATGAGATGACAGCTTATCAAGTATCTACTTTAGTGAATTCGCCAAAGAATGATGTATCGGAAATTATCAATTCATTGTAA
- the rpsD gene encoding 30S ribosomal protein S4, protein MARYTGPAWKLSRRLGISLSGTGKEIEKRPYAPGQHGPTQRVKLSEYGLQLQEKQKLRFMFGVNERQFRTLFNKAGKMPGKHGENFMILLETRLDNVVYRMGLARTRRAARQLVNHGHVLVDGKRLDIPSYSVKPGQEISLREKSQNLDVINEALEVNNFVPEYVSFNAETKTGQFVRFPERSELPAEINEALIVEFYSRK, encoded by the coding sequence ATGGCTCGTTATACAGGTCCAGCATGGAAATTATCACGTCGTCTCGGAATTTCACTTTCCGGTACAGGAAAAGAAATCGAAAAGCGTCCTTACGCTCCAGGACAACATGGTCCAACTCAGCGCGTAAAGCTTTCTGAATACGGATTACAGTTACAAGAAAAACAAAAACTTCGTTTCATGTTCGGTGTAAACGAACGTCAATTCAGAACGTTATTTAATAAAGCAGGTAAAATGCCTGGTAAACATGGTGAAAACTTCATGATTCTTCTTGAAACTCGCCTAGACAACGTTGTTTACCGTATGGGTCTTGCACGTACTCGTCGTGCTGCTCGTCAATTAGTTAACCACGGCCACGTTTTAGTGGATGGTAAGCGTCTTGATATCCCATCATACAGCGTAAAACCAGGACAAGAAATTTCTCTTCGTGAGAAATCTCAAAACCTTGACGTTATTAATGAAGCACTAGAAGTGAACAACTTTGTACCTGAGTATGTTTCATTCAACGCTGAAACAAAAACAGGTCAATTCGTTCGTTTCCCAGAGCGTAGCGAACTACCAGCAGAAATTAACGAAGCACTTATCGTTGAATTCTACTCACGTAAATAA
- the megL gene encoding methionine gamma-lyase encodes MKEKSLHEDTVVVHTGYDAKSHHGSLTVPLYQTSTFSFETAEQGESRFAGDEAGLIYSRLGNPTVQLLEERMTALEKGKGALAFGSGMAAVSSILVHLTKTGDHILCSRGIYGCTFGLLGMLEEKYNITHDLIQMGTEEEIERAIKPETVCIYVETPINPTMELVDLQAVVNVAKRHGLRVVVDNTFSSPYLQKPITLGVDFVLHSATKYINGHGDVIAGLLIGNDKDEMEEIRVSVQKDYGGIISPFDAWLLLRGIKTLPIRMERHTSNAEKIIAFLKQQPLVEKIYYPFDVDNPQYSIAKKQMRAGGGLISFTMKGGKKGAQKLLNSLSLIKIAVSLGDAETLIQHPATMTHSVVPHDERISMGITDSLLRLSVGLEHADDLIADLNQALKKVEQSLRKENAN; translated from the coding sequence ATGAAAGAAAAATCTTTACATGAAGACACAGTTGTTGTGCATACAGGTTACGATGCAAAATCGCATCACGGGAGTTTAACTGTTCCACTTTACCAAACATCCACCTTTTCATTTGAGACTGCGGAACAGGGAGAAAGTAGATTTGCTGGAGACGAAGCAGGGCTTATTTATTCGCGTCTTGGGAACCCTACCGTGCAGTTGTTAGAAGAACGCATGACCGCATTAGAAAAAGGGAAGGGTGCTTTGGCATTCGGATCGGGTATGGCGGCGGTAAGTTCTATTCTCGTTCATTTAACGAAAACGGGTGACCATATCCTTTGTTCTAGAGGAATCTACGGTTGTACATTTGGCCTTTTAGGTATGTTAGAAGAGAAGTATAACATTACGCATGATTTAATCCAGATGGGCACTGAAGAAGAAATTGAACGTGCGATTAAGCCGGAAACAGTTTGTATTTATGTAGAAACGCCAATAAATCCAACGATGGAGCTTGTCGATTTACAAGCAGTTGTAAATGTCGCAAAACGTCATGGTCTTCGTGTTGTAGTGGATAATACATTTTCTTCTCCTTATTTGCAAAAGCCAATTACGTTAGGTGTCGATTTTGTTCTGCATAGTGCAACGAAATATATTAACGGGCATGGAGATGTTATTGCCGGTCTACTCATAGGAAATGATAAAGATGAAATGGAAGAAATTCGCGTGTCGGTTCAAAAAGATTACGGTGGCATTATTTCTCCATTTGACGCATGGTTATTATTGCGAGGAATTAAAACGTTACCAATTCGCATGGAACGACATACATCAAATGCCGAAAAAATTATAGCATTCCTTAAACAGCAACCACTTGTAGAAAAAATATATTATCCTTTCGATGTGGACAATCCACAATATTCAATTGCCAAAAAGCAAATGCGTGCGGGCGGAGGACTGATTTCATTTACGATGAAAGGTGGAAAAAAAGGCGCGCAAAAACTCTTAAATAGTTTATCACTCATTAAAATTGCCGTCAGTTTAGGGGATGCAGAAACACTTATCCAGCATCCGGCAACGATGACGCATTCCGTAGTTCCTCATGATGAAAGGATTTCCATGGGAATTACAGATTCATTACTTCGACTATCTGTTGGACTCGAGCATGCAGATGATCTAATTGCAGATTTGAATCAAGCATTAAAAAAAGTTGAACAATCTTTGAGAAAAGAAAATGCCAATTAA
- a CDS encoding GAF domain-containing protein codes for MTTNVDVTQKLEKEYELLRKQLDALLSGEPNLYANLSNASALLNQFFDRINWVGFYLMEDGELVLGPFQGLPACVRIQVGKGVCGTAVERKESIIVPDVEAFPGHIVCDAASRSEIVVPLIKNDEVIGVLDIDSPELDRFSETDRIGLEKVVETLIKHL; via the coding sequence ATGACTACCAATGTTGATGTTACCCAAAAATTAGAAAAAGAATATGAGTTACTCAGAAAACAACTTGATGCACTGTTGTCGGGTGAACCAAACTTATATGCAAACTTAAGTAATGCATCCGCACTGCTCAATCAATTTTTCGACCGTATCAATTGGGTTGGTTTTTATCTTATGGAAGATGGCGAATTGGTGTTAGGTCCTTTCCAAGGTTTACCGGCATGTGTCCGTATTCAAGTTGGTAAAGGCGTTTGTGGGACTGCTGTAGAACGAAAGGAATCCATTATAGTACCGGACGTTGAAGCATTCCCTGGTCACATTGTTTGTGATGCTGCTTCTCGCTCAGAAATTGTCGTGCCATTGATTAAAAACGACGAAGTGATTGGTGTGCTAGATATTGATAGTCCTGAACTAGACCGTTTTTCGGAAACTGATCGTATTGGGCTTGAAAAAGTTGTTGAAACACTGATTAAACATCTATAA